In a single window of the Rhopalosiphum padi isolate XX-2018 chromosome 1, ASM2088224v1, whole genome shotgun sequence genome:
- the LOC132917594 gene encoding protein DVR-1 homolog: MCRMYAIVVAAALLAVPHCCRAAEGVGDTLMKMFHIQTIENHTDVQIPSYMYELYEDTGNRQYDVIRSISPTKESLGSYSQFVYDLSTLEPSEIVQKAVLQLEPNTNHQFSKAINVSFFALPKQTVSKTYLGSGTIHGTLNLVNTLGSQTLNDFDQLVVQMEGAVKLSIGLVLYSITTSGKYAKGNELANLLFETSVKRRKRSVADNEIDIKRKSFTDEPKRKKKKQKNSRSNKLQAVDTGDTITFTGVDQCRMEKLVLNFADIGWEDWVIYPKGFETNYCAGGCLFPLGKGSKPTNHATVQSLARSFGRLWDLPEPSCVPDTLAPLTLLYMDRSNHVLLKSYPDMRVITCSCK; this comes from the exons ATGTGTCGTATGTACGCGATCGTTGTTGCAGCGGCGCTGCTCGCCGTACCGCACTGTTGCCGTGCGGCGGAAGGCGTGGGCGACACGTTGATGAAGATGTTCCACATACAGACCATCGAAAACCACACGGACGTCCAAATACCCAGCTACATGTACGAGTTGTACGAAGACACCGGAAACAGGCAATACGACGTGATAAGGAGCATCTCTCCGACAAAGG aatcaCTGGGCTCGTATAGTCAGTTTGTTTATGACCTGAGTACACTTGAACCCTCTGAAATAGTCCAAAAAGCAGTCCTTCAGCTTGAACCTAACACAAATCATCAATTTAGCAAAGCCATAAATGTATCATTTTTCGCTTTGCCTAAACAAACCGTATCTAAAACGTATTTAGGGTCAGGAACTATACACGGTACTTTAAATTTGGTCAACACTCTGGGTTCCCAAACATTAAACGACTTCGACCAGTTAGTCGTCCAAATGGAAGGTGCGGTAAAATTGTCAATTGGACTCGTGTTATATTCGATAACCACTAGTGGTAAATATGCAAAAGGAAACGAATTGGCAAACTTACTGTTTGAAACTTCAGTTAAAAGACGTAAAAGGTCAGTCGCTGATAATGAAATTGACATTAAGCGAAAAAGTTTCACGGATGAACCAAAACGAAAGAAGAAGAAGCAAAAAAATTCACGATCCAATAAATTACAG GCCGTGGACACGGGTGACACGATCACGTTTACCGGCGTGGACCAGTGTCGGATGGAGAAGCTGGTGCTCAACTTCGCGGACATCGGCTGGGAAGACTGGGTGATCTACCCGAAGGGGTTCGAGACCAACTACTGTGCGGGCGGTTGCCTGTTCCCGCTGGGCAAGGGATCCAAGCCCACCAACCACGCGACCGTGCAGAGCCTGGCCAGATCGTTCGGCCGGTTATGGGACCTGCCGGAGCCGTCGTGCGTGCCCGACACGCTTGCCCCGCTCACGTTGCTGTACATGGACAGGTCCAACCACGTGCTGCTCAAAAGCTACCCCGACATGAGGGTGATCACGTGCTCTTGCAAGTGA